Proteins found in one Schistocerca serialis cubense isolate TAMUIC-IGC-003099 chromosome 5, iqSchSeri2.2, whole genome shotgun sequence genomic segment:
- the LOC126482241 gene encoding proline-rich protein 2-like yields MAVKTKEIQEIKMETKSGKIALQYLMRNKYFYSLCEGSKEFSDQSFAQKLLVVTALKSFHVAGKPAPPAGKPAPPAGKPAPPAGKPAPPAGKPAPPAGKPAPPAGKPAPPAGKPAPPAGKPAPPAGKPAPPAGKPAPPAGKPAPPAGKPAPPAGKPAPPLPYTATVTEKDKGAHKKQGNIGVWRLV; encoded by the exons atggcagtcaaaacaaaggaaatacaagaaattaaaatggaaacaaaaagtggtaaaatag CACTGCAGTACCTCATGAGAAACAAGTACTTTTattcactctgtgaaggcagtaaagaattctctgaccagtcatttgcacagaagttgctggtggtgactgcactgaagtcattccatgtg GCGGGGAAACcggcgcccccggcggggaaaccggcgcccccggcggggaaaccggcgcccccggcggggaaaccggcgcccccggcggggaaaccggcgcccccggcggggaaaccggcgcccccggcggggaaaccggcgcccccggcggggaaaccggcgcccccggcggggaaaccggcgcccccggcggggaaaccggcgcccccggcggggaaaccggcgcccccggcggggaaaccggcgcccccggcggggaaaccggcgcccccggcggggaaaccggcgcccccg ctgccatatacagccactgtcacagagaaggacaaaggtgcccacaaaaagcaaggcaacattggtgtttggaggctggtgtaa